The sequence TCGTGACCGTAGCCGGGGACGACGTTTAAGCGTTCGCGCGAATATGTCACTATTTGAACAGAAATATCATAGTGAGAAAAATCATAAAAGAATTGTATCACTATAAACCCGCATTAGTCAAATATCAGAAGCTCCCACTTTCCGTATCCGCGTCCGCATGCTCTTTCCCGAATGAACCTGGACCCTTTTCTGTACGGCGGATGCCGTCTTTCCGCATCCGGCCGCGAAGCGTGCTGGGGTTGAGACCGAGCATCGCTGCCGCGCCTTTTTCCCCTTCGATCCTCCACCCGGTTTTTTCGAGCGCCTGGAGGATATGGTCGCGTTCCAGCTCGGCAAGGCACTTGCCGTCCTGCGCCTCCTGTTCACCGGCCTTCAGGGAATTCACGAACCGGTCCAGTATCTGCAACCCGGTCCCCTGGCTCGTGATCACCGCCCGCTCGATGACACTCTCCAACTCGCGCACATTGCCCGGCCAGTCGTATTCCTGGAGCATGATCAGCGTGTCTTTCGACACGGTCTCGATCTTCTTTCCTGTTTTCTTGTTGAACTTGGCGACAAAATAATCGACAAGAAGCGGGATGTCCTCCTTGCGCTGCCGGAGCGGCGGGATCGTGATGGGAAAAACATTCAGCCGGTAGAACAGGTCCTCCCTGAACCCGCCCTTCCGGATCTCTTCCTCCAGCTTCCGGTTGGTGGACGCGATGATCCGCACATTGACCTTGATGGTTTTTGGGCCGCCCAGCCGCTCAAACTCGCCGTCCTGGATGACCCTGAGCAGCTTGGTCTGAAGGTCCATCGGCATCTCGCCGATCTCGTCGAGAAACAGGGTGCCGTTGTCGGCAAGTTCGAAGCGCCCCATCATCCGGTCATGGGAGCCGGTGAATGCGCCTTTTTCCCGCCCGAAGAGCTCGCTTTCGATGAGATTCGCCGGGAGCGCCGAGCAGTTGACCGTTATTATGGGCCGGTCCTTGCGGCTGCTTTTGCTGTGAATGGCGCGCGCTACTACTCCCTTCCCCGTGCCGGTCTCGCCAAGGAGGAGAACGGTCGCGTCCTGGGGCGCCACCTGTTCGACCTTGAAGAACACATACTCGAGAGCATTGCTTCGCCCGATGATCTCGCCGAAGTTGAACTCCCTGTCGATATCTTTGTGAAGGTAGATGTTCTCAGCCTGGAACCGGTCCTTTAACTGCGTGTTTTCCGCATTTGCGCTCCGAAGCGACTCTTCCGTGCCCTTGCGCTCCACTATTTCCCGCGAGAGCTGCTCGTTTGCTCTGACCAGTTCTCCGGTCCGTTCCTTTACCTTCTGTTCCAGCTCATCATATGCCTTTTGGATCTCGTATTCCGCCCGCCTGCGATCACTGATGTCAAGGATCGTGGTACGGATATAACCGGTCTTGCCATCGATAATTTCATTCGCTGCGCTTTGGAGCTGCGCATAGAACACCGCGCCGTCTTTTTTCCTGAGCCTGACTTCACAGGTATGATTGCCCGGTTTTTGAAAAACTTCTTCGCGGTGAATCGAAAAAATCTCCCTGTCCGCCGCTTCCGGGATAAAACTGATAAAGGGCCTCTTGAGCAGCAAGCCCCTCTCGATTCCCAGCACATGCGCGCCGGTAAGATTTACCCCCTCTATCAATCCGTGCGCATCAAGGGTAAAATAGCCGACAGGCGCAAAATCATATAATTCAGCGTACTGGTTCCTCGATGACTCCAGTTCATCCCGGGTCTTGCGCAGTTCTTCGTTCTGCATCTCCAGCTCGATCTGGTGCGTCCCCAGCTCGTGAACAAGTTCATCAATGTCCTGGGTAGAGAGCTTTTTCAGCCTCTCAAGCTGTGTGCGCAGCTTTTCTTCGGCCGTCCGGCGAAGGGAGGCCAGATTGTCTGATGGAATGGTGGTTTTTTTCATATCTCTTTTTGCAACTATTTTTGTCAGTTTTGAAAAGGAACCGTTAATAAGAACTCCATCCCTGCCGTTTGTGACACCGTGTTGAACTGCAACTCAGGAGGTTCGCTGAGGAGGTCCATCAATGCGAGGAGTCTCCGATAATTGTCCGTACGAAAGTGCTTCTCAAGATCGTCCCGTGTTTTCCACTCCTCCATGAGGGCAAAGGTGTTTTTGTTCTCAATGTCCTGATACAAACAGTAATTAATGCAACCCCGTTCAACCCGCGTGGGCTCGAGCATTCCTCGGATCGTCTCCGCGACATCATTACGCCTGTCTGGTCGCACAGTCATTCTCAGTGTTACGATTATCATGTCGGTCATGGCTTCCTCATTTTGTTACGTTTTAGATACTGGTATGTTTTGGAACGGCTGGCAAAGGGGACGCTGCTAACGCTGTCCGTGTATTATCATGCGGACAGTGATGATTTGCATCCTCATGACGATGTACTATATTGTACTATATTGCAGGATTTGTGCCGGGGCAGGGGGACTACCGTATTGCGTTGATAGTATTGAAATGTCTGAGAGATGACTGCAACGAAGGAATTACGATAGGAAGAAATTTATTCCTGATATTTCGGTAATATCCTGATATGTCAGGAATTCATTTTTCCCTTTGAATGCCCAGTTTTTTCATCCTCGACTCAAGCGTCTTCGGATTGAGACCGAGGATCTCCGCTGCTCCGCCTTTTCCGCTCACGCGCCAACCCCTGGAGTTCAAGACGTCGATGATGTGCCGGCCCTCAATCTCTTCGAGCGTGCCGGAGCGCCCGTTTATTGCCTCAATCGACTTCGGCATCTCGATGCGGAGAATCGAGCCGGTGCTCATGATCATCGCCCGCTCGATAACGTTGCGCAGCTCCCGTACATTTCCAGGCCACCCATAGTTCCGCAGGGTCTCGATGCCTTTCCGGGGTATGGATTCAATCCGTTTCCCCATTCTCGTACCGAACTCCTGGACAAAGGACCACACCAGCGGAAGGATGTCTTCCTTGCGCTCACGCAGAGGCGGCACGAAGAGCGGAAAGATGTTGAGTCGGTAAAACAGGTCTTCACGGAACCTGTTTTCGCGAACACATTGGTTCAGATCTCGGTTCGTGGCGGTAATGAGCCGGACGCTTACCTTGATGGTTTTGGGGCTCCCGAGCCTCTCGAACTCACCGTCCTGGAGCACCCGGAGCAGCTTGGTCTGCAGCTCCAGCGGCAGCTCGCTGATTTCGTCGAGGAACAGAGTGCCGCCGTCAGCCAGTTCGAAGCGGCCCATCTGCGGGGCATGGGCGCCGGTGAAGGCGCCCTTCTCTCGGCCGAAGAGCTCGCTCTCGATGAGGGTCGGGGGCAGCGCGGCGCAGTTTACTTTCACCAGGAGACGCCCCTTGCGCGGGCTCAGGTTATGGATCGCATCGGCCAGCAGCTCTTTCCCTGTGCCTGTCTCGCCCTGGATCAGGACCGTGGAATCCGTACCAGCCACCTGCTCCACCTGTTTCAGCACACTGCGAATAGCCTCGCTGTTGCCCACGATGTTCTCATGTGTGTGCAACAGCTTAAATTCTTCCAGGAGGTAGCGGTTCTCGGCTTGAAACTGTTCCTTGAGCTTCTTGATCTCAAACAAGGCGTTGCGAAGCGTTTCCTCGGTTTCTTTCTGGGCAGCCAGGTCCGTTATGACGATACTGATCCTGCGGGCCTCATCCAGAGGCAATCTGCGCCCGGACACAAGCACTGGAAGCAAGGCCCCTGTTTCCTTTTTCAGGGAAAGTTCTGCCTTTCCACTGTCCCGCAAACTACGTTTCATAAATTGGTCGAACGCGGGCAGAAATTCCGGCGACACGTAACGTTGCAAGGAAGAGCCTATGACTTTTTCAAGAGATATTTCCAGCATGGAAGCGAGCGAGTTGTTGCAATAATGAATGACGCCGTCCGCGTTCAGCGTGGCCGCGCCTTCGTTCATTTCTTCTACAAGCACACGGTAGGCATGGTCAACTCCCTTCAGCGTGAAGACCTGGTCTCCGCCGGGCTGTGAAACAACCAGCGCGTCAACCTCTCCGCCCCTGATGGCGCGCAGCGTTTCCTCGGCTTCCGCAAGCCGCGCGCGAAGTTCTTCTGTTTCCGCACGAAGACCGTGGGATGATTTTCGCCTGCTTGATGGTTCATTTTGAGTTTTAGTTTTTAGCGTGCCATGCACGGACTTCCCGGTTGGCGTCTTCGGATGCCGGCTTTTCAATTTTGGCTTCGAGGTGTCTGATTTTTTTCTCATAGCGTATAACGCATCTCAGGATGTCACGTGGGCAATCCAAAACCCGGAATCCCGTTTCCACGGGAATGACGGTTGCCTGTCAAAGTATACAAGATGGTACGCGACGATTCTTAAACGCTCTTTGATGATGTCTTTGCTTTCCCCGGCCTTAGATCCAGCCCCAGGAGGATCTTTTCGGTATTGGTCATATCGCCGATGAATCTCCGCAGGGGAAGAGGCAGTTTTTTAATGAGCGTCGGCGCGGCGATGATCTGCTCTCCTTCAGCGAGCGTCGGCCGCTGGTAAATATCGATGACTTCAAGGTCGTAACGGCCTTTCAAGTGTTCCTCGCATATTTTCTTTATGTTTGTAATTGCAAGGAGAGAACGGGGGGTCATACCGGTCACATAAAGGCGAAGAACATATTTCCTGCCTGCCGCGGCCTTGATTCTCTTTTCGAACCCCTTTGCTTCATCGTTGATCTTTTTTTTGGTCATAGAGATAACCCCGTGATCGTTTTAGTTCTTAGTCTATCGTTCGATGTGACTCAAAACTTAAAACTCATAACTCAGAACTTTTATCTCGCAGGCCTTATATCAAGCCCGACGATGACGCGCTCCGTGTTGGATAGATCGCCAATGAGCTTTTTTATGGGAGGCGGCAGTTTCCGTACCAAGGTCGGCATGGCGAGGATCTGGTCTCCCCGGGCCAGCTGAGGATTTTTCATGAGGTCTATGATCTCGATTTTATATTTCCCCGCAAGGTGCTCCTCACAGATCCGCTTGAGATTTGCGAATGCAGCAAGAGATTTCGGTGTTTGGCCCGCAACGTAAAGTCTGAGGTCCCATAGTTCTTCCGGGACTATCCTCTTTTTTGTTTTGGCTGTCTTTGTCGTTGTCTTCCTCGACCTTGATCTTACACTCTTTATTGTATCGGTTTTTTTCATTTGACGGGTCTCCCGCTCCTCGACTTGTTTGTCCTCGCTCCGGCGTCATGCTCCCGCCTCAGTGACATTTTTTTCTGGTCTTCCTGGACAACCTGTTTCTTCAACTTCAACTCGCCGAGATTGACGTTTAGTTCTTCCTCTTCCGCTTCGTACTGCGACTGTAAAGCCGCGACCTGCGCTTCTATCGCTTGTCGTTTGCGGGCCAGCTCTCGTTTCTTGCGTTCGATCTCTTCACTGCGCAGGGTTTCTTCCGACAGTTCCCTTGCCTCCTGCGCGGCCCGGGCCGATCCGGTCAGCACATTTTCTCCGCCCTTATACACGTCGATGAGATCGATGCCTTTGTCGGTCAACAGGAACTCGCGGATCTGGTTCGAATGCTCCATGCCGCGGGATTTCAAAACATACAGGCCGCGGTTGCGCTCGCCGCCCAGCTCGATATCGCGCAGGGATATCCAGGTGTCCATAAGCGATGAAACGGCAAGGTCAGTCTGTTCAAGCATGTGCTGCTGGGAAAGGTTCGTAAAAAATGCGGTGATCTTTTTCAATTTCAGATAATCGATCAACCGGGTCAGCATGGCCTTTACTTCGTTGGCGCCCGCAACGGCCATGAGGTTTGTTATGGGGTCGAAGAGTATGGCGTGAGGCTTAATATCCTCGATCAGGCGATGTATCCTGGCGAGGTGCATCTCGAGCCCGTACATCGTCGGCCGGGCCGCGTGGATCGTGAGGCGGCCCCGCCTTGTCCACTGCTCGATATCGATGCCGATGGAGCGCATGTTGCGGATGATCTGGTTTTCCGATTCTTCAAAAGCAAGATAGAGGCAGCGCTCCCCTCTCCTGCAAACGGAATCGGCAAAATGGGCGGCCATGCTCGTCTTTCCCGTCCCCGCCGTACCCGAGACCAGAATACTGCTGCCCCGGTAATAACCTTTTCCTCCCAGCATCGCATCGAGGGTCGTGATACCCGAAGAAATTCTCTCGGTGCTTGCCGCGTGACGAAGCTCAACGGACGTGATCGGGAGCACCGAGATGCCGGTATCGTCGATGAGAAAGGGATATTCGTTCGTCCCGTGGCTCGAGCCGCGGTATTTGACGATGCGCATGCGACGGGTGGCAACCAGATCCGTCACCAGGTGATCAAGAGCTATGACACAATCTGAAACATATTCTTCGAGGCCATGCCGCGTCAGGTCGCCGTCGCCCTTTTCAGCGGTGATGATCGCGGTGAGGCCCTTTGCTTTGAGCCAGCGGAACAGCCTGCGCAGCTCCGCGCGGAGGATGCCCTCGTTCGGCAGCGCGCTGAAAAGCGTCTCGATCGTATCGAGCACGATCCGCTTTGCCCCGATCGAATCGATAAGGCTCTGGAGCCTGACGAACAGCCCTTCGAGGTCGTATTCTCCAGTCACCTCGATCTCGGAACGTTCGATGTAGACGTGATCGAGAATGAGCTTTTTGCGAGCAACCAGTTCGTTCAGATCATACCCGAGGGAGGAGAAGTTCTTCGTAAGCTCCCGCGAGTTTTCTTCGAAGGACACGAATAGCCCGGGTTCGTTATACTGCCTCGCCCCCTGCACCAGAAATTCCATGCCGAAGAGCGTCTTGCCGCATCCCGCGCCGCCCGCCACCAGCGTCGGCCTTCCTTTCGGCAGTCCGCCGCCCGTAACCTCA is a genomic window of Nitrospirota bacterium containing:
- a CDS encoding circadian clock KaiB family protein, with protein sequence MTKKKINDEAKGFEKRIKAAAGRKYVLRLYVTGMTPRSLLAITNIKKICEEHLKGRYDLEVIDIYQRPTLAEGEQIIAAPTLIKKLPLPLRRFIGDMTNTEKILLGLDLRPGKAKTSSKSV
- a CDS encoding sigma 54-interacting transcriptional regulator; this translates as MKKTTIPSDNLASLRRTAEEKLRTQLERLKKLSTQDIDELVHELGTHQIELEMQNEELRKTRDELESSRNQYAELYDFAPVGYFTLDAHGLIEGVNLTGAHVLGIERGLLLKRPFISFIPEAADREIFSIHREEVFQKPGNHTCEVRLRKKDGAVFYAQLQSAANEIIDGKTGYIRTTILDISDRRRAEYEIQKAYDELEQKVKERTGELVRANEQLSREIVERKGTEESLRSANAENTQLKDRFQAENIYLHKDIDREFNFGEIIGRSNALEYVFFKVEQVAPQDATVLLLGETGTGKGVVARAIHSKSSRKDRPIITVNCSALPANLIESELFGREKGAFTGSHDRMMGRFELADNGTLFLDEIGEMPMDLQTKLLRVIQDGEFERLGGPKTIKVNVRIIASTNRKLEEEIRKGGFREDLFYRLNVFPITIPPLRQRKEDIPLLVDYFVAKFNKKTGKKIETVSKDTLIMLQEYDWPGNVRELESVIERAVITSQGTGLQILDRFVNSLKAGEQEAQDGKCLAELERDHILQALEKTGWRIEGEKGAAAMLGLNPSTLRGRMRKDGIRRTEKGPGSFGKEHADADTESGSF
- a CDS encoding antibiotic biosynthesis monooxygenase is translated as MTDMIIVTLRMTVRPDRRNDVAETIRGMLEPTRVERGCINYCLYQDIENKNTFALMEEWKTRDDLEKHFRTDNYRRLLALMDLLSEPPELQFNTVSQTAGMEFLLTVPFQN
- a CDS encoding sigma 54-interacting transcriptional regulator, whose amino-acid sequence is MRKKSDTSKPKLKSRHPKTPTGKSVHGTLKTKTQNEPSSRRKSSHGLRAETEELRARLAEAEETLRAIRGGEVDALVVSQPGGDQVFTLKGVDHAYRVLVEEMNEGAATLNADGVIHYCNNSLASMLEISLEKVIGSSLQRYVSPEFLPAFDQFMKRSLRDSGKAELSLKKETGALLPVLVSGRRLPLDEARRISIVITDLAAQKETEETLRNALFEIKKLKEQFQAENRYLLEEFKLLHTHENIVGNSEAIRSVLKQVEQVAGTDSTVLIQGETGTGKELLADAIHNLSPRKGRLLVKVNCAALPPTLIESELFGREKGAFTGAHAPQMGRFELADGGTLFLDEISELPLELQTKLLRVLQDGEFERLGSPKTIKVSVRLITATNRDLNQCVRENRFREDLFYRLNIFPLFVPPLRERKEDILPLVWSFVQEFGTRMGKRIESIPRKGIETLRNYGWPGNVRELRNVIERAMIMSTGSILRIEMPKSIEAINGRSGTLEEIEGRHIIDVLNSRGWRVSGKGGAAEILGLNPKTLESRMKKLGIQREK
- the kaiC gene encoding circadian clock protein KaiC codes for the protein MSHKTKKQGHQRAQLSKSPTGIQGLDEVTGGGLPKGRPTLVAGGAGCGKTLFGMEFLVQGARQYNEPGLFVSFEENSRELTKNFSSLGYDLNELVARKKLILDHVYIERSEIEVTGEYDLEGLFVRLQSLIDSIGAKRIVLDTIETLFSALPNEGILRAELRRLFRWLKAKGLTAIITAEKGDGDLTRHGLEEYVSDCVIALDHLVTDLVATRRMRIVKYRGSSHGTNEYPFLIDDTGISVLPITSVELRHAASTERISSGITTLDAMLGGKGYYRGSSILVSGTAGTGKTSMAAHFADSVCRRGERCLYLAFEESENQIIRNMRSIGIDIEQWTRRGRLTIHAARPTMYGLEMHLARIHRLIEDIKPHAILFDPITNLMAVAGANEVKAMLTRLIDYLKLKKITAFFTNLSQQHMLEQTDLAVSSLMDTWISLRDIELGGERNRGLYVLKSRGMEHSNQIREFLLTDKGIDLIDVYKGGENVLTGSARAAQEARELSEETLRSEEIERKKRELARKRQAIEAQVAALQSQYEAEEEELNVNLGELKLKKQVVQEDQKKMSLRREHDAGARTNKSRSGRPVK
- a CDS encoding circadian clock KaiB family protein: MKKTDTIKSVRSRSRKTTTKTAKTKKRIVPEELWDLRLYVAGQTPKSLAAFANLKRICEEHLAGKYKIEIIDLMKNPQLARGDQILAMPTLVRKLPPPIKKLIGDLSNTERVIVGLDIRPAR